The following proteins are co-located in the uncultured Draconibacterium sp. genome:
- a CDS encoding TonB-dependent receptor: MKKKRNFNQCYFSNVVLKTMAVTLMLIMVLGTAAFAGSGTALQEKSITGTVVSDDGESLPGVTILVKGTTQGTISDVDGHFSINNVRPEDILVFSFIGMKEVEVTVGTQTTIQVTMENAVIGVDEVVVVGYGTQKKSDITGSVSSVSEERLAKIPVSNVMQAVQGSVSGVNITQVSSIPGEAPSILVRGGGSLTASTSPYVVVDGIPISKMGGSINDINPNDIKSIEILKDASATAIYGMNGANGVILITTKSGKSSTPTIKYSGYVGVEEFAHIPEMVSTDELLARYAEGNRINGSPLYEAPVKYQYEVENYKNGHTIDWIDEVSQTGIQQNHNVSISGGSENLSYYISGDLLDQKGVVKGYNYKRNSIRTNIDAQVTKYLKVGTNSSIVYHNRDGGRANLLNAEAMSPYGRMYEEDGTYTIYPMFGETLWANPMLPTTTSPERRQFNVNLNGFAYVTFGDIWKPLTGLTYRLNAGHSTIQSRNSNYTGESVNDLLGTATISRSETQAYTIENILRYDYDVNKHHIDLTGVYSSQERMYNTNWAQASDFVNDELGWNRMQAGASSSVSSYADRYAAVSQMGRVNYSYDSRYLFTVTVRRDGSSVFADGMKYGTFPSVALGWNIRHESFMESAENITNLKLRLSYGKSGNEAVGVYRTFTTMADRQIPFGGSTNIAMVTDRLGNGDLSWETKESLNLGLDFGFFDNRINGSLDAYSANNSDLLLSRKLPSASGFGSVTANIGETSTKGIELTLNTVNVATANFKWNSSIVFSTSKTEIVELYGDGLDDIGSGWFLGEPIGVIRDYKKVGIWQESEITNGDHLDWDPVAKAGDVKLEDISGPDGVPDGVITDDDRVILGQTAPKWTGGLTNTFSYKNFTLNVFIQTVQGAMRNNSHIGMASDEIERRNSFAEIGYWTPENQSNEWRSLNKNSNPHGYGFPVKNNFTRIKDVTLNYDVPQHLLDKAGISALSLYLSGRNLYTFTDWIGWDPEERDTQRGWSNWEINYPAVRTIVFGINLTL; encoded by the coding sequence ATGAAAAAGAAGAGAAATTTTAATCAATGCTATTTCAGCAATGTGGTTCTAAAAACCATGGCTGTTACATTGATGCTAATCATGGTTCTTGGAACTGCAGCATTTGCCGGTTCCGGAACAGCATTACAAGAAAAATCTATCACAGGTACAGTGGTAAGCGACGACGGTGAATCGTTACCTGGTGTTACGATTTTAGTAAAAGGAACTACTCAGGGAACCATTTCTGATGTGGATGGACATTTTTCAATCAACAATGTTCGCCCTGAAGACATCCTCGTTTTTTCTTTTATTGGTATGAAAGAAGTAGAGGTTACAGTGGGTACCCAAACAACTATTCAAGTAACAATGGAAAATGCCGTAATTGGCGTTGATGAAGTTGTTGTGGTTGGATATGGTACTCAAAAGAAATCGGATATTACCGGTTCGGTAAGTTCTGTATCAGAAGAACGACTAGCTAAAATTCCGGTTTCAAACGTTATGCAGGCAGTGCAGGGATCGGTTTCGGGTGTTAATATCACACAGGTGTCATCCATTCCTGGCGAAGCTCCGTCAATTCTGGTTCGTGGTGGCGGATCGTTAACAGCTTCAACAAGCCCGTATGTTGTAGTTGATGGTATTCCAATTTCTAAAATGGGAGGATCAATTAACGACATCAACCCTAACGACATCAAATCAATCGAGATTCTGAAAGATGCTTCTGCAACCGCAATTTATGGTATGAATGGTGCAAACGGTGTTATTCTTATCACTACTAAAAGCGGAAAATCATCGACACCAACAATTAAGTATTCAGGTTACGTTGGAGTAGAAGAATTTGCTCATATTCCTGAAATGGTTTCAACCGATGAATTGCTTGCACGCTATGCTGAAGGAAACCGAATTAACGGCTCACCTCTTTACGAAGCTCCGGTAAAATACCAGTACGAGGTAGAAAACTACAAAAACGGGCATACTATCGATTGGATCGACGAAGTTTCGCAAACCGGAATTCAGCAAAACCACAACGTTAGTATTTCCGGTGGAAGTGAGAATTTAAGTTATTACATTTCGGGTGATTTGTTAGACCAAAAAGGTGTTGTAAAAGGCTATAATTACAAACGAAATTCAATACGTACCAATATTGATGCTCAGGTTACAAAATACCTGAAAGTTGGAACCAACTCATCAATCGTTTATCACAACCGCGATGGTGGCCGTGCGAACCTGCTAAATGCAGAAGCAATGAGTCCGTATGGAAGAATGTACGAAGAAGACGGTACCTACACCATTTACCCAATGTTTGGTGAAACTTTGTGGGCAAACCCAATGCTTCCAACTACTACAAGTCCTGAGCGCCGTCAGTTCAACGTTAATTTGAATGGTTTTGCCTATGTTACTTTTGGCGACATCTGGAAACCACTTACAGGATTAACTTACCGTTTGAATGCAGGTCACTCTACCATTCAAAGCCGCAACAGCAATTACACCGGCGAATCGGTAAACGATTTGCTTGGTACTGCAACAATTTCTAGAAGTGAAACACAAGCGTATACCATCGAAAATATTCTGCGTTACGATTACGATGTAAACAAACATCATATCGATCTTACCGGAGTTTATTCATCTCAGGAAAGGATGTACAATACCAACTGGGCGCAGGCAAGTGATTTTGTTAACGACGAGCTTGGATGGAACAGAATGCAGGCAGGCGCCAGCTCAAGTGTTAGCTCATATGCCGATCGTTACGCAGCGGTTTCGCAAATGGGTCGTGTAAACTATTCATACGACAGTCGTTACCTGTTTACAGTTACTGTACGTCGCGATGGATCATCTGTATTTGCCGACGGTATGAAATACGGTACATTCCCTTCTGTAGCTCTGGGATGGAACATTCGTCATGAGAGTTTCATGGAGAGTGCAGAAAATATTACCAACCTGAAACTGAGATTATCGTACGGTAAATCAGGAAACGAGGCTGTTGGCGTTTACCGCACCTTTACAACTATGGCCGACAGACAAATTCCGTTTGGCGGATCAACAAATATTGCCATGGTTACCGATCGTTTAGGTAACGGCGATTTAAGTTGGGAAACCAAAGAGAGTCTTAACCTTGGTTTGGATTTCGGTTTCTTCGATAACCGAATTAACGGTTCGCTTGATGCGTATTCGGCTAATAACTCAGACCTGTTGCTATCGCGTAAATTGCCATCTGCTTCAGGATTCGGTTCTGTAACTGCAAACATCGGCGAAACCTCAACAAAAGGTATAGAACTTACATTGAACACCGTAAACGTTGCCACTGCAAACTTTAAATGGAACAGTTCGATTGTATTCTCTACCAGCAAAACAGAGATTGTTGAATTGTATGGCGACGGCCTTGATGATATTGGTAGTGGCTGGTTTCTGGGCGAACCTATCGGTGTTATCCGCGATTACAAAAAAGTGGGTATCTGGCAGGAAAGCGAAATTACAAATGGCGACCATTTAGATTGGGATCCTGTAGCTAAAGCCGGTGATGTAAAATTAGAAGACATTAGTGGCCCGGATGGCGTTCCTGATGGTGTTATCACCGACGACGATCGTGTTATTCTCGGACAAACAGCTCCGAAATGGACAGGTGGTTTAACCAACACATTCTCGTACAAAAACTTTACACTGAACGTATTTATCCAAACCGTTCAGGGAGCTATGCGTAATAACTCGCACATTGGTATGGCTTCCGACGAAATTGAGCGAAGAAACAGTTTTGCTGAAATTGGTTACTGGACACCGGAAAACCAAAGCAACGAGTGGCGTTCATTGAATAAAAACTCTAATCCTCACGGATATGGATTCCCGGTTAAAAATAACTTCACCCGTATTAAAGATGTCACACTTAACTACGATGTACCACAGCATTTGCTCGACAAAGCCGGAATCAGCGCTTTAAGTTTGTACCTGAGCGGACGTAACCTATACACCTTTACCGACTGGATTGGTTGGGACCCTGAAGAACGCGATACGCAACGTGGCTGGTCAAATTGGGAAATCAATTATCCGGCAGTAAGAACAATTGTTTTTGGTATTAATCTTACTCTATAA
- a CDS encoding RagB/SusD family nutrient uptake outer membrane protein: protein MKKNKFHILIAMALTFLAISCSEDFLDETPYSSYAPETLTDEAGIEAALKGLHYNFGRIWTWSDQQGWAGVWQDGTDVCSPGGVQGVEIPFFKYEDLNSENAAVKYMWEMCYLIINNANNALVAIGEDGEPAKIAEARFFRGYCYNILATLYGDVPLLTEPTSSARTDLERTPVAQVNAQVVEDLKYAADNLPDITGTVSESRANKHMAMQSLGEVYLRLDQPAEAETVLTSIINSGLFTIVEERYGVAIDVNGDYFSDMFKFGNQRRSEGNTEAIWTFELEYNKGGISGGFTNAPQQRRNWVPAYHNVPGMTYVYDGVDESFVHPYGGRGNGRIRPSNWVKYELYEEGDIRNSENNITRTMYYNSVGYSATWGVDANGYRVDKDSPNAVKVVEVQEGDTALIAASDTLEVAFPYTRKWDSFDPTDQWGWTNIKDFPIMRFGETYLLRAEARFKNGNAAGAADDINVLRDRAFKAAREESGSSELGKVSSSDIDLDFILDERARELFAEENRRMTLMRTGTLVERAALNTESTIKGTISGISSYNLLLPIPLSEIQRNKDVQWDQNPGYN, encoded by the coding sequence ATGAAAAAGAATAAATTTCACATATTAATAGCGATGGCTTTAACGTTTTTGGCCATCTCTTGCAGCGAAGACTTTTTGGATGAGACACCGTATTCTTCGTATGCTCCTGAAACATTAACCGACGAAGCCGGTATTGAAGCTGCTTTGAAAGGTTTGCACTATAATTTTGGTAGAATCTGGACCTGGTCTGACCAACAAGGTTGGGCTGGTGTTTGGCAGGACGGAACCGATGTATGTTCTCCGGGCGGTGTTCAAGGCGTTGAAATTCCATTTTTTAAATACGAAGACCTGAATTCAGAGAATGCCGCAGTGAAGTACATGTGGGAAATGTGTTACCTGATTATCAACAATGCAAACAATGCACTTGTGGCTATTGGCGAAGATGGCGAACCTGCTAAAATTGCCGAAGCAAGATTCTTCCGTGGATACTGTTATAATATTCTGGCTACGCTTTATGGCGATGTTCCATTGCTTACAGAGCCAACATCTTCAGCGAGAACAGATTTGGAGCGCACACCGGTTGCTCAGGTAAATGCACAAGTTGTTGAAGATTTGAAATATGCAGCAGATAATTTACCTGATATTACAGGTACAGTAAGTGAAAGCCGTGCCAACAAGCATATGGCTATGCAAAGTCTGGGCGAAGTTTACTTGCGTTTAGATCAACCAGCCGAGGCAGAAACTGTTTTAACCAGCATCATCAATAGCGGACTTTTCACGATTGTTGAGGAACGTTATGGTGTTGCAATAGATGTAAATGGCGACTATTTCAGCGACATGTTCAAATTCGGTAACCAACGTCGTTCTGAAGGAAACACCGAGGCCATTTGGACTTTCGAACTGGAATACAACAAAGGAGGAATTTCTGGTGGATTTACAAATGCTCCTCAGCAACGTCGTAACTGGGTACCTGCTTATCACAATGTTCCGGGAATGACTTACGTTTATGATGGCGTTGATGAAAGTTTTGTGCATCCATACGGAGGTCGTGGTAATGGCCGTATTCGCCCAAGTAATTGGGTAAAATACGAGTTATACGAAGAGGGCGACATCCGTAATTCAGAAAACAACATTACACGAACAATGTACTACAACTCTGTGGGTTACAGTGCAACATGGGGTGTAGATGCAAATGGTTACAGAGTCGACAAAGATTCTCCGAATGCAGTTAAAGTAGTGGAGGTTCAAGAAGGTGATACTGCATTAATAGCAGCCAGCGATACGCTGGAAGTTGCATTCCCTTATACACGTAAATGGGATTCATTCGATCCAACTGACCAGTGGGGATGGACAAACATTAAAGATTTCCCAATTATGCGTTTTGGCGAAACTTACCTGCTTCGTGCCGAGGCTCGTTTTAAAAACGGTAATGCTGCAGGTGCTGCCGACGATATTAACGTTTTACGCGACCGCGCTTTCAAAGCCGCACGGGAAGAAAGCGGCAGCAGCGAACTAGGAAAAGTATCATCATCGGATATTGATCTTGACTTTATTTTGGATGAACGTGCACGCGAATTGTTTGCTGAAGAGAACCGTCGTATGACATTGATGCGTACCGGAACTTTAGTTGAGCGCGCAGCTCTTAATACTGAAAGTACCATTAAAGGAACAATCAGTGGAATAAGTTCATATAACCTGTTACTACCTATTCCATTAAGCGAAATTCAGCGTAACAAAGATGTTCAGTGGGACCAAAACCCTGGTTACAATTAG
- a CDS encoding BNR repeat-containing protein, protein MSKEGAWCWFADPRAIHYENLDGTINKTYLGYIDIHGNIKASQHDFNTGETQEVMIRSWFQPDDHNNPTFLILPDERVMIFYSRHTDEPCFYYRISKKPGDITDLSPELKINTEQNTTYPSPFILSDDPKHFYICWRGISWHPTIAQLTLPDANDKVEITWGPEQIVQSTAARPYAKYASNGKDQIYLAYTTGHPDPTMPNYLYFNSIDINSMELKDVAGKSISKIGEQLHHVAATEEYKGKYTNAVVDNTHLRNWLWQTTFDKKGNPAIAMVTINEDKSSHDYYYVRWTGSEWQKTYISNAGGHFHQSPDIEKCYSAGMTIDDQNPNEVYCSVPVPGKYGEVFELMKYTISDMGEISETDTLTRDSEKNNVRPFIIPKRKNSPLKLTWMYGDYFDWIVSKERPLGFCTSIYADYNLKCETVDLNSGLTLNEMNTAKRTFETPHSEEFSIFLDVNLDTANYEGAVIKSDVLEYGLNQESMKPYISIAGNTYSSSNILGNSDGWKQAVRSTGGRWYKPVKYNSVSFTLVYSQSRLTIYINGLIDQVVPAANLSLKQFEPEDLATEINLCKIYNRKLNYTEISLLSKK, encoded by the coding sequence GTGTCAAAAGAAGGAGCCTGGTGCTGGTTTGCAGATCCCCGGGCAATTCACTATGAAAATTTGGATGGAACAATTAATAAAACATACCTTGGATATATCGATATTCATGGAAACATTAAAGCCAGTCAACATGATTTTAATACCGGAGAGACACAAGAAGTTATGATTCGCTCGTGGTTTCAGCCGGATGATCACAACAATCCCACCTTTTTGATATTGCCAGACGAGCGGGTGATGATTTTTTACTCGCGACATACCGATGAGCCATGTTTTTATTACCGTATCTCTAAAAAACCAGGTGACATTACCGATTTAAGCCCCGAGTTAAAAATTAATACAGAACAGAATACAACCTATCCATCACCCTTCATTTTGTCAGACGACCCGAAACACTTCTATATTTGCTGGCGAGGTATCAGCTGGCACCCAACCATTGCACAATTAACACTGCCTGATGCAAACGATAAAGTTGAAATTACCTGGGGACCGGAACAGATCGTTCAATCAACAGCAGCAAGACCTTATGCCAAATACGCGAGTAATGGAAAAGACCAAATTTACCTTGCATACACAACTGGTCATCCTGATCCAACCATGCCCAACTATTTATATTTTAATTCTATCGATATAAACTCAATGGAATTAAAAGATGTGGCTGGCAAATCAATATCAAAAATAGGTGAACAACTGCACCATGTGGCTGCAACAGAAGAATATAAAGGCAAATATACGAATGCTGTTGTTGACAACACACACCTGCGTAATTGGTTATGGCAGACAACATTTGATAAAAAGGGTAATCCGGCCATTGCCATGGTTACCATTAATGAAGATAAAAGTTCACACGACTATTACTATGTCAGGTGGACTGGTTCTGAATGGCAAAAAACTTATATATCTAATGCCGGTGGTCATTTCCACCAATCACCCGACATTGAAAAATGTTATAGTGCAGGAATGACAATAGACGACCAAAATCCCAACGAAGTTTATTGTTCTGTGCCAGTTCCCGGAAAATATGGAGAGGTGTTCGAACTGATGAAATATACAATTAGCGACATGGGAGAAATCAGTGAAACAGATACCCTAACCCGCGATTCAGAAAAGAACAATGTTCGTCCGTTCATTATTCCTAAGCGAAAAAATTCTCCTTTGAAACTCACCTGGATGTATGGTGATTATTTCGATTGGATTGTAAGTAAAGAACGTCCGTTAGGATTTTGTACTTCTATTTATGCTGACTATAACCTAAAATGTGAAACAGTTGATTTAAACTCCGGGTTAACACTCAACGAGATGAACACAGCAAAAAGAACATTTGAAACTCCACATTCTGAAGAATTCTCAATTTTTTTGGATGTGAATCTTGACACTGCAAACTATGAAGGTGCGGTTATTAAGTCTGATGTTCTTGAATATGGACTGAATCAGGAAAGTATGAAGCCATATATTTCAATAGCAGGGAATACCTACTCAAGCTCTAATATTTTGGGTAATTCGGATGGTTGGAAACAAGCGGTTCGATCCACAGGAGGAAGGTGGTACAAACCCGTAAAATATAACAGTGTAAGCTTTACCCTGGTATACAGCCAAAGCAGGCTAACAATTTACATCAATGGACTTATTGATCAGGTTGTGCCAGCTGCAAACCTAAGCTTGAAACAGTTTGAACCTGAGGATTTGGCAACAGAAATTAATCTGTGTAAAATTTACAATCGTAAACTGAATTATACTGAAATTAGTCTATTGTCAAAAAAATAG
- a CDS encoding glycoside hydrolase family 88 protein, with product MAKVIEESLDFATKQSLLMAESLKDQPDRLPQTIDEEGNLVTCNSAWWVSGFFPGVLWYLCENNPTDSLKYWATNYTKRVEDQQFTTDNHDVGFMIFCSFGNAYRLTGNQKYKEVIHNAAKSLITRFNPTIGCIRSWDYASWSAQWQYPVIIDNMMNLELLEWSAKAFNDTTFSHVARTHANTTMKNHFRNDFSSFHVVSYDTITGTVEKKNTAQGYSDDSAWARGQGWGLYGYTMMFRETGNKTYLERAKHIADFIINHPNLPEDKIPYWDFNAPDIPDALRDASAGAIMCSALIELSAYVPELKSKEYLVVAETQLRSLSAAPYITDSGNNVNFILKHSVGHMPNGSEIDVPLSYADYYYVEALIRMKNLLETNEQK from the coding sequence ATGGCGAAGGTTATTGAAGAGTCACTTGATTTTGCAACAAAACAAAGTTTATTGATGGCAGAATCATTAAAAGACCAGCCAGACAGACTTCCGCAAACAATTGACGAAGAGGGAAACTTGGTTACCTGCAATTCGGCATGGTGGGTAAGTGGTTTTTTCCCGGGAGTACTTTGGTACCTTTGTGAAAATAATCCAACAGACAGTCTGAAATACTGGGCCACAAACTACACAAAGCGTGTTGAAGATCAACAATTTACTACTGACAACCACGATGTTGGTTTCATGATCTTTTGCAGCTTCGGAAATGCCTATCGTTTAACAGGTAATCAGAAATACAAAGAAGTAATCCACAATGCAGCAAAATCGCTGATCACACGTTTTAACCCAACTATTGGCTGCATTCGCTCGTGGGATTACGCCAGCTGGAGCGCACAATGGCAATATCCGGTTATTATCGATAATATGATGAATTTGGAACTGCTGGAATGGAGTGCTAAAGCTTTCAACGACACTACATTCAGCCATGTTGCACGCACCCACGCCAATACCACTATGAAAAACCACTTTCGTAATGATTTCAGCAGCTTTCATGTGGTTTCATACGATACCATTACCGGCACTGTGGAAAAGAAAAATACTGCACAGGGTTATTCCGACGACTCGGCATGGGCACGCGGCCAAGGCTGGGGTCTTTACGGTTACACCATGATGTTCCGCGAAACAGGAAATAAAACCTATTTAGAACGGGCAAAACATATTGCCGATTTTATCATCAATCACCCCAATCTGCCGGAAGACAAAATTCCGTATTGGGACTTTAATGCTCCCGACATTCCCGATGCCTTACGCGATGCGTCGGCAGGTGCAATTATGTGTTCGGCATTAATAGAATTGAGTGCTTATGTTCCGGAGTTAAAATCAAAAGAATATTTAGTGGTTGCCGAAACACAATTGCGCAGTTTAAGCGCAGCTCCTTATATTACCGACTCAGGCAATAACGTGAACTTTATTTTGAAGCACAGTGTAGGTCACATGCCAAATGGGAGTGAAATTGATGTTCCTTTAAGCTATGCCGATTACTATTACGTTGAAGCCTTAATCCGTATGAAAAATTTGCTGGAGACAAATGAACAGAAATAG
- a CDS encoding RICIN domain-containing protein — translation MKNLLVLGIFTYRSILIVFLLLTGVLCEAQPGSHDPSSIAKDGDTYWIFNTNRGIGTVKASDPEFSDWQIGATVFGDTWPSWINNYVPDFAGHFWAPSIKYFNGKFHLYYSCSTMGAYTSAIGLATTTSLNNPNWEDQGMVVYSNSPGNYNAIDPAIFIDDDGSIWMTYGSWHAGIAITQIDPSTGKPTGNITHVTGGNAASYEGPYLIKHEGYYYMFVNRALCCQGVNSTYYIIVGRATSATGPYENWRTFKSTQGRYIGPGHIGYGQNRLTYHYYDGNEGGIAKLANTTLEWNDGWPVAAPPSNGEIVQLRNRATGMYLDGTGRTSEGELLLQNANTTDDNASWEISFIEENYQFANVATGMIISGNGDETNGAACIQSSNTSDINAQWEVEYYSGHFYRIKNAGTGMFLDGYGRTEDGSECAQYANTTHVNAQWEIISVGSGIVSDNRYRINPRSGNSLETSVSGVNMQIGSYRGDENQQFIITRVDNGFYRISPVSAPSMAMEVSNRSVDNGANIGLSSYSDSNNQKWEIRENGDGYYSVINVNSSKSLDVYLAVGNVIQYSYWKGTNQQFEFVDLGTTTTGLSNFVSDPEELVVYPNPTRNDITVRTKLKNDSQVNITICNMHGQKVLDITMGMIKAGQFEKNIKLDNFLQGEYIIQVRTDNGCQNTLLIKNK, via the coding sequence ATGAAAAACCTACTCGTGTTGGGAATATTTACATATCGAAGCATTTTAATAGTTTTCCTGCTATTAACAGGAGTATTATGTGAGGCTCAACCAGGTTCCCATGATCCATCAAGTATTGCAAAGGATGGTGATACTTACTGGATTTTTAATACAAACAGAGGCATAGGAACTGTAAAAGCGAGTGATCCTGAATTCTCTGATTGGCAAATTGGGGCAACGGTATTTGGAGACACCTGGCCATCGTGGATTAATAACTATGTGCCTGATTTTGCCGGACACTTTTGGGCTCCCTCAATTAAATATTTCAACGGGAAATTCCATTTGTACTATTCATGTTCTACAATGGGTGCTTACACTTCGGCAATTGGACTGGCCACAACCACCTCATTAAATAATCCAAACTGGGAAGACCAGGGAATGGTAGTATATTCAAATAGTCCAGGAAATTATAATGCAATTGATCCGGCAATTTTTATTGATGATGACGGCAGCATATGGATGACATATGGTTCGTGGCATGCAGGAATTGCTATCACTCAAATTGATCCATCTACAGGAAAACCAACCGGTAATATAACTCATGTTACAGGAGGAAATGCAGCAAGCTATGAAGGGCCGTATCTTATAAAACACGAAGGTTATTACTATATGTTTGTTAACCGGGCACTTTGTTGTCAAGGAGTGAATAGTACTTATTACATTATTGTGGGCAGGGCAACCAGTGCAACCGGGCCATATGAAAATTGGCGAACTTTTAAAAGCACCCAGGGCAGATATATTGGCCCAGGGCATATTGGTTATGGACAAAACCGGCTGACTTACCATTATTACGACGGCAATGAGGGAGGAATAGCAAAACTTGCAAATACAACACTTGAGTGGAATGATGGCTGGCCTGTTGCCGCCCCTCCTTCTAATGGAGAGATTGTTCAGTTAAGAAACCGCGCAACAGGGATGTACCTCGATGGCACGGGACGAACCTCAGAAGGTGAATTGCTTCTGCAAAACGCCAATACAACAGATGATAATGCAAGCTGGGAGATTTCTTTTATTGAAGAGAACTATCAATTCGCAAATGTTGCAACAGGCATGATCATTAGTGGAAATGGAGATGAAACCAATGGAGCAGCTTGTATACAATCTTCCAACACATCGGATATTAATGCGCAATGGGAAGTTGAATACTATAGTGGTCACTTTTATCGAATAAAGAATGCAGGTACCGGAATGTTCCTTGATGGTTATGGGCGCACTGAAGATGGCTCGGAATGTGCGCAATATGCTAATACCACACATGTAAATGCGCAGTGGGAAATTATTTCAGTTGGGAGTGGTATAGTATCTGATAACCGGTATAGGATAAATCCACGAAGTGGTAACTCACTCGAAACAAGTGTTTCCGGAGTTAATATGCAAATTGGGAGTTACCGGGGTGATGAAAATCAACAATTTATTATAACAAGAGTAGATAACGGTTTTTACCGTATATCACCAGTTAGTGCTCCTTCCATGGCGATGGAAGTTTCCAACCGATCTGTGGATAACGGTGCCAATATCGGTCTTTCCTCCTATTCGGATAGCAATAATCAGAAATGGGAAATCAGGGAAAATGGAGATGGTTATTACAGTGTTATTAATGTGAACAGCAGCAAGTCATTGGATGTATACTTAGCTGTTGGTAATGTAATCCAATACTCCTATTGGAAAGGAACTAATCAGCAGTTTGAATTTGTTGATTTAGGTACAACCACGACCGGATTAAGTAACTTTGTTAGCGATCCTGAAGAATTAGTAGTTTATCCAAATCCAACTCGGAATGATATTACAGTTCGAACCAAACTTAAGAATGATTCCCAGGTTAATATTACCATTTGTAACATGCATGGACAAAAGGTTTTAGACATAACTATGGGAATGATAAAAGCGGGTCAGTTTGAGAAAAATATTAAACTTGATAATTTTTTACAAGGAGAATATATCATTCAGGTAAGAACTGATAATGGGTGTCAGAATACATTGTTGATTAAAAATAAGTAA